One stretch of Roseivirga sp. BDSF3-8 DNA includes these proteins:
- a CDS encoding PoNe immunity protein domain-containing protein, with amino-acid sequence MRDNIKDQSYFEAYIKSSIERHERGEDRLRSGNVKPERVAAAGTMMISSLIQRIKAKYSYGLPASDIEDDLKIAIDLISKYWPGYWKMADNDGKVLNQYSLDPYDEMLWMFSLGYLLDVSKVQFEKLVNVIDQDQVKDKLFEFITLAKIPNRPKLKEESYKHGWKLFGKLREATETEDKAKAESLIKAFLEKDWYKEHKNAGWYDNHKGKHDTYSGYWCFEAAAVTCIKGLDDSTYRDQQYYPKDLADYYRANH; translated from the coding sequence ATGAGAGATAATATAAAAGACCAAAGTTATTTTGAAGCCTATATTAAATCATCGATAGAACGGCACGAAAGAGGTGAAGATAGATTAAGAAGTGGGAACGTTAAACCAGAAAGAGTAGCCGCAGCTGGAACCATGATGATAAGTAGTCTTATTCAAAGGATAAAGGCAAAGTATTCATATGGATTACCTGCAAGTGATATAGAAGATGATTTAAAAATAGCCATTGATCTAATATCCAAATATTGGCCAGGGTATTGGAAGATGGCTGATAATGACGGTAAGGTACTTAACCAGTATTCTTTAGACCCATATGATGAAATGCTGTGGATGTTTTCATTAGGCTACTTGTTGGATGTTTCCAAAGTACAATTTGAAAAGTTGGTGAATGTTATTGATCAAGATCAGGTAAAGGATAAGCTATTTGAGTTTATCACCTTAGCGAAAATTCCGAACCGCCCTAAGTTAAAGGAAGAGAGCTATAAACATGGCTGGAAGCTCTTTGGCAAACTGCGAGAAGCCACGGAAACCGAAGATAAAGCCAAAGCTGAATCTCTTATTAAGGCGTTCTTAGAAAAAGACTGGTACAAAGAGCATAAGAATGCCGGCTGGTATGACAACCATAAAGGCAAACATGATACCTACAGTGGCTATTGGTGTTTTGAAGCAGCAGCAGTTACTTGCATCAAGGGATTAGATGATAGCACCTACAGAGATCAGCAGTACTATCCCAAGGACTTGGCAGATTATTACCGAGCAAATCACTAG
- a CDS encoding transposase domain-containing protein encodes MYNLFGTCKLHDINPLEWLTETLRKPPDYKVNRMNYYLLNIRIKYNTP; translated from the coding sequence ATGTACAATCTGTTCGGCACATGCAAGCTCCATGACATTAACCCGCTGGAATGGCTCACTGAGACCCTCAGAAAACCACCAGATTACAAAGTCAACCGCATGAATTACTACCTATTAAACATTAGGATAAAATACAATACGCCCTAG